The sequence below is a genomic window from Nicotiana tomentosiformis chromosome 6, ASM39032v3, whole genome shotgun sequence.
GGAATATGTTAACACCACTGTTCCTCTGCTCACATTAGGACTGGACAAGCGGAGTTGGGATTGTATCTTGGGTGCCCAACATTAGGAAACACAGCAATAGGAATGGATCTAGTAGCAAtaatatgaaaaagaaaaaaagattggACCTAACTCAACCCAAAAGACTAGCACATGAGGTGAATATTGCCCAAGACCATATAAAAGAGACAACAACCCATTCCCTCAACCAACGTGGATACTTTAACACTGATTTTCAACATTTATTTCTACACATTGCATTCTTTGTTACTAAACCTACATGCACCAGAATCACCAAATGGGTACAGCAAATGCATTCTCAGACCTTTTAAAGAAAAAGTATGACTAGATTTATACTTCAGTGGCATATATAGTAAAAGCTCATCGGGCCAATAGTCGTTCGTGGATATATTAAAGCAAATAGTGTGTAAGATGCAACACGATCATTTAAAGCACATTGACAGAAAGCTAGACAAGCCACTGTTGAAAAAGAATGCACGGATATAGTCAAGAAAATCAAGTGTAAGCTCAGAAAATAATTAATCAACCAACACTGGAAACAAAAGAAGATGAAGATTGAAAAGATTCTATAAAGCACAGAAAAACCACTCTTATAGTTGGGGAAAAAATGAACATctatagtaaaaaaaaaatcaagcttTTTTCCTCAAATGGCTAGATCAATGAAAAAAATCAAGCttgagattaaaaaaaaaaaaaagagacgaACTTCGAAAAGATTCTACAAAAGCACAAGGATGTACAATCATACCATGTTAGAATGAAGAAAATTCGACAGATTCAGTAGTAGTGCAGCTCGCTCTATCAAAATAGCCAAGTACATCACGGGGTGTGTCTTTGGTCCGTAGAAATCCATGGATTTTTGCCAGTTCCTCTCTGCCAAAGAAGCATATTGCTTTACTCTATGAAGAAAGCTATTTCCGCCCTTGGAAGAACTGTTTTCCTGGTCTTGCTCCAAAAATTTCAGGCAGCAATCCCTTTGGTAGCAAGCCAGCTGAAAGTATGCATACACAGCCTCCTGTTTCCGTAACTCACCCAGCGACTCATAGACAGATAAAGCCTCTCTAATGGCATCATTAGCTGAAATCTCATGCTTTCTACGGTCTCTCTTAGGTTTACTAACACAGGAGCTGAAAGAATCCTCAAGGACACAGTTCTCGTAAACCTCAGCTAATGTATCTTCTCTGGCCAGTAGCATCCCAAGCCTTAGATATGTATGAGCAAACTGAGTATATACTTCATTTCTCAAGTTGCTTGAATCCAAATCTGATTCTTCAGTAACATTATTTACGACCGTTTTTGCTGCTCCATAGAACTTCAAAGATTCCCTGTATTCCTGCTTGGCAGCTTGGAGTACTTGCCTGTATGCATCATGAAGGATAGCATGTCCCTTGAGATTTTCAATCTTTGCTACCATCTCTTCTGCTAGTGCTCTCCTGCCATGACCTAAATTGCAGTTTATCAATATAATGTTGGTGTGGTCAGCTACTTCTTTAAATGCATTGATTGCATCAGCAAAAGCAACTTCAGCTTTATCTAGCTCTTTTCTTTCCAGCCTCTTACGGCCTAACTCGTTACATACCCATCCTTTCTTTTTAAGTAAAGATTGTAAGTCTGCTGAATTAGTAAGATGTCCCACCATTGCATTTCTGGCTTCTTCATAACAGTTCAAGGCAACAGAGAGATTGAAATCAGCATCTCCAACTACAGTACCTCTAATGTATTTAAATATACCCCCAATTTTCCGGTCAGTTTCTTCTTTTGATGTTTCCGAACATGTATGCACTGAAGTACCTTCAATTTTCACTCCCACAGCACCATCATTGTTATAACAGTCGGTAGCTCCTGATTTTTTTGCCTGTGAAATATCTGTCGATTTATCAGAGATTTCCATTCCGGTAATATTTGTATTTTGCATCCTCAGCTTACTCTCAGATGTGCTGCTTTCGCCCTTTTGATGAATCTTCACAGAACATCCAGAATGTGCAATGGAGTTTGCTTTGGTATGTgattttttgttcttctttctgCCATAACTTTTTGAACGTGAATCTCCACTACTACTGCTAGCACTGCTGCCACTGCTGGCCCTATCACTCTGGCAGCTGCAATTTAACAAAGAACATGAGCTGCAGTTTTGAATAGACTGTCCAAGCTTCTTCTTGAGCCTTTCAACCTCCCTCAAAACTTCAGATGACATCTTTAACCCTTTAGATAAAGATTTTTGCTCTGATTGCATTGGCATCTTATCACCATCTGTCAAATGGAATTTAACATACAAGTCCCCAACTAGTGTCCAAGCCTTAGCCCAGAAGAGGTAACCGTCAGATAATTGATCATACGTGAAACAATCATCACATAGTGAGGACCCAGGTTTTTCACTTTTATCATCAATTTCAACTTCGGTTGATGAACACAAGACCATGGAAGAAACAAATTTTGAGTCTTCCCGATGTTGAGGCATTGATCCATAAACCAGACATGCCAACTCTATCACCTTCAAGGCTTGACCCAATTGTCCATCTTCTTTATAAGCTTGTCCAAGAGCCAAGTACGATTCTCCAAGCAATAGAACTAGTTTCCACAACTTATCATCTAATTTTGAAGTTGGAAGCCATTCCCGAATGTCACAAACTTCAATACAGTCAGCATCCCCACATGCACAAACAGAGAAACTCGGTGCTGAAGACGGTTCATCCTGCTTTTTGCCACTGTTCTGCAGATCCATTTTGTTGCTTTGCATTTGACGTTTCCATCTAAGGGACTTAATAGCTTGAGAAACATGATGTATAGCAGCCAATTTAGTGGAGATTAGATCAGCAACAGTTTGAACCTTAGGTGACATTTTTGATAAATCACTTGCTGCAAAGCTTTTCTCTCTGCTATCTGGTGCATCTTCAAGACTGACTGTATTTCTTCCCATTGGCGCTGTAATTGCTCTTGGCAAAGATATAAGCACATCAGATGTTACCCCCACAGGATCATCAGATTCAATAGCTGGCAATGTTTCAACACTGTTATCTGGTTCAACTTTAGGAACAAGGGAATCATGGGCACCTGATACCGAAACTGCAATCAAAGATTCAACTGGTTCTTCTTCAGCATCAGCACCTGTGACTTCAGACTCCCTATGAAGTGCTTCAGATGACAAATCTAACTCTTCATCATACGTCAGAAGGAGTCTTGCAAATTGTTCATGAGCACATGCACGTACAACCTATTTGCCATAATTTCATGTTATCAGTTGTCTATTCTACAATATAGAAGAAACAGAGAGCTTATGTTTTGGTGAAGTGCCTTTTACCCAATGTAGTAAAAGATAGAGTTGTAACCAAAATATGTTTCTTAAAAACCTAGCTTTTCACCACCTTTGCTGCCAGCAAGGAAGCTCAGATATGCAATTTGAAGCTAATTTCTTTAAATTTAGAAGGCTAAAGTACTATGGTGAAGCAAGCAAGGAAGCAACTTACTCTCCACTGTCCTCTCAACACTGAATATTTATAAAAGCAGAAAAAAAGAAAGCTGCCAAACCCATCATATGTATGATACAATATGCACGGGTTCCAGTTAGTTTTTCCTTCTGTTTTACTTTCATGAACTTTGAGAAGAGAAACTGAGATGAGTTATTTCCTGCATGGTTTACATTTTACAACAGGTGGTTGTTCTTGTCCTTTAAAACCACATTACAAGTAAAAAATCAAGTCAGAATTGCAGGTCATTTCTCCAGAGTACTTGGCAAAGATGGAATATGGAAAGGTCCATTAAACTATAGAGAGGCACCTTTTTGCTAAGGACAAGTAGTAAAGTTCAAGACTCAAAAATAACACCGGCTTTTAACATTTTCTTGTTTACGCAAGGAGATAATGAAAATAGACTAGACACATTTTGCTAATACTATTGAGACAACATACCAGATGATCAGGCTCGTCCAAAAAATCAAGACATTTTCTGAAGAAACTCGCACATCTAGACTTGTTTTCAGGAGACTGCAGTTAAAAAATTGCAGTATTAGCAACAGCTAATCAGAGGGTATTGCAGTTATACTAATTAACACAGTAAGATCCCAGACCATTGAAAGTGAAAGCCTGTGAGCAATCCGGTACAATATCATCCCCAGTGAAAGTAAgggatcacttctccctctattTATTAGAGATGGCACAGAGCTAGAACTATCATCAGTGTCATCGACAGGTCTGTTTTGAGGTATGACAGATAGATCAAAGAGTTGGATAGCATCTTCTCCCGCACTTTTGTATAGCTACAGAAAAAAATGTAATGCCAATTAACGCGACAATGAACAATAAAGAGCTAAAATACAGTATATCACAAATAAGCAGCACAATACCCAATATGCACCAGGATCTTGCTTGCAGTTCTCCTGCAAGAATCTCAATACTGAAAGCCCGTTTTGCTGAACAACATTTGGATGAAAAGCAGGAGTACCATCCTCAGATATGCCCTTTAGGAGAAATATATCATCTGTTTTTAGGAGTTCATAACCCTGAACAACACCATCTTGATGATAACATATGGCCAACTCAGGAACACTTGCCATGACATTATCTAGCCATGCATCTAGCCATGTTAAAGGAGTGACCTGTCAAAATGCACAGATTGCGGTTAGACACGTTGACAAGGATATGAGAGTGGAGAAAGTTAGTTACTGTTTACCTGTCGTGAAACATCCCACAAGTGCAAGCTAACTGCAACATATTTGTCATTGCTGAAGATGAGTAAATCACTTCCTAGAAGCATACGGAAATGGTGAAACTGCCAAAATAGAACCCTTCGGAATCCATCATTACTAGCTCTTCTATACTTTTCAGACTCTTGCACTGAGTACCTCGACTTTTCTTTTACTTGTGAAACCTTGTTTCCAGAGCCCTGATCCTTAGTTTTCCTGTTCTTTTTACCCCAAAAACAATCACCCTTTTTGAGCTTGTTATATGTGCACCGCGGGTTAGATTGTTCTTCCTGGGTAGAGGTTCCACTTTGCTCATAGGAAGTGCTATGCTGAATCGGGTGATCAGAAGACTCAGGTGAACTTTCTCTTGATTCAAATTGCCGCTCCTTCGATGGTGTATGGGTCGGTGGACAATCACATGCCTCCATGCGAACTGAGTGCATAGCGAAATTTAGAAACAAAGACTGATCTGCACATTTTGGTGGGTTATTATTTCTTCTGATCAATTTCTCCCCCTCTTCAATGTCAGGCCTGCATTTGGCATTGCAGTTGAATCTCTTGTAAATGATATTCTCATAAAACCATAAATAGATTCTACTAGTACAGATAATAATAATTGTCAAATTGTACACCAACATCAAGAAAAGTTTCACCCTCCATAAGAAGTTTACCTAAACTGTTCTTGAAACAGAACTACTAGTCCATCCTAAACTATAATAGACTTGCTAAGGACCCTCGAACAATTTTATATCTTTTTTTCTTACGAATaccaaaatatttatttgttggcttTATCCATTGTTTATTTCACATAGCTTACACCATCTCTTCGCAATTTGTTTCAACCCATTTTACTGGATGTGTATTGGTTTTGCCTTTAGAGTTAGCGTGAACTGTTTGTCTTGTAGAGAGCGCATGTAGATCATATATTGACTTTGATTTTTGAGGAAAGatatagagcccgtttggacataagaaaatttttcttttttcaaaattatttttgaaaacaATGTTTGGTTATCAAAATCTTACAATTTTTCCAATCTCActtgaaaatgcattttcaaatttgaaaaactgGTGAGAACCAGTTTTTCAATTGAAAATGGGAAGGTTGCTAGTGTTTAGTTGCAAAATATATTGAAAAAAAGACATCCAAATATATTGCAAAAATTATAACCAAGCACAACTTCATCTTCAATTCAAATTTTAGTGAAATTccaaatttgaatttttttttttgaaattcatGTCCAACCGCCTACATAGTTGTATTAGAAAGAGCAGTTGCGGGTTCCAGAAAAATTGTTCTTAGAGCATACCACAATTCAAAATTAGCATTTTAGGGAAGTACACATCCTCCATCCAAAAAGACATTTCCCCTCCTCCGATCCTTGACGAAATTGGGCAGGCTTCTTCTATATGTGCCTTTTCCTTGCTACTACCAGAGGAATACAAGACCATATCATTGCTAGCACTAGGAGTTTTAACCTCCGAAAGGGTCTCACCGTTTCCTTGGGGGTCAGCAACCTCTGAAATTAACACCCCGCTGCTATAGGAATGTCCAGAACCATCAGTAGGGTAGCATGGCGGAAGAGAGCACGGAACCCTTGGCGGCATATTAACTGAAAATACTGGTCCGACACTAACATCAATTGGGGCATGCTCAACAATCTccctagaagaagaagaagctttaAGTGTGGCCTCAGCACAGCTAAGCCCAGGAGCTGGTGAGGGGTTCATAGATCCGGGTCCATCAAAGGCGGGGTGCCGTGGATTAACAGTACCATCCTTAGCCGGTTCTGCCCCTGCAGCAGCGGCCACCGTAGAGGGGCACATGTCACTAGAGCTCGGTGAAGGAGTGCCACTGTGTGAAGCATCCTGGCCAGAGGAAGGAGGAACGACTGTTCCCATATGCTTAGGAGCCTTATGGAAGGTAGGCAGATCCTGGATGCTGCCTTGGTGGCAAATGAACTTGTAGActccagaaggaaaaatagagaacTCGGCTTACTTTGCAAGTTAGATCTTGAGAAGGCTTTCGACCATGTCAATTGGAAGTTCCTGGACTTCATTATGATGCGGATGGggtttggggaaagatggaggggATGGATAAAGTTCTGCATTTCCTCAGTCAGATTTTCTATCCTAGTTAATGGTAgcccgtgtggtttctttggcagttccaggggtctcaggcaaggtgaccccctatccccatgttattcattctagtgatggatgCTCTGAGCAAAATGATGGATCGTGCGGCGGGCGGAGGTTACATGAGAGGATTCTCAGCTCCGATTGGGGTGCTCAGTGCCCGAAGAGTCTCACATTtgctttttgcggatgacacactggttttctgtgatgccgatatggatcagttgacctacctgaagcaggtcctgcagtggtttcagttagtatcaggactcaaaatcaacatcggcaagtgtgagattttcCCGGTAGGTGAGGTTACTAATATTGATGCCTTGTCTGGTGTTCTCAGATGCAAGGTGGGCTCCCTTCCCACTACTTACCTGGGCCTCCCTTTGGGCGCTTCATATAAGGATACTACGGTTTGGAATCCAGTGATCGAGCGGGTTGAAAAAAGATTAGCAGGGTGGCAGAAACAGTATTTGTCAAAAGGAGGTAAGGAAGTGCTTATCAAAAGCACTTTATCGAGTATGCCCACCTATTACTTATCCCTGTTGCAAACACCGGtgagcatcacagaaaaactggAGCGACTTCAAAGGAACTTTCTGTGGGATGCGTcggatggaactagaaagtttcatctagtgaattggcagacAGTCACTTCCCCAAAAAAGGGGGCTGGACTTGGAGTGAAAGATCTTAGGGTATTTAACAGAGCTTTAATGGGAAAGTGGCTGTGGAGATTCGGAgtagaagagcatgctctatggagggaggtcatagtagaaaagtacgattcaacgggagggggttggaggaccaaggcgatcacaacacctttcgggtgtggcatgtggaggagtATCATGTAGAATTGGGAAGCATTCAgtggcaacatcacttacagggtgggagatggaaggagaatcagcttttggaatcataGGTGGTGTGGAGAGGATACTTTGAGGGTCTCCTCCCCTcacgtcttcagagtttcaaaccagaaggaaCTGATGGTCCAACGGATTCGCAAGGAGTATGAAGGGAGGGTAGTATGGGACCTCTCATTCAGgaggaacatgcaagattgggagattgcggagctTCAAGTATTGTTGGCATTGCTATACGGGCAAGACATGCTCCAGCCATCCTGTGACTCTTGGAGATGGGCCTTGCGTAGCGATGATTTGTTCACCGTAAAGACcttttaccagagtatgttggtgagagaggagACCAATTTTCTATACtcctcgatctggattcctagggcgcccacgaaggtgtgcttttttgcatggctagcggcAAGGGGGGTGATCTTGACTGCTGAAAATCTCCGAAAGAGGAATTACACTTGTTAGctggtgctacatgtgtaaaagctctggggaagaagttgatcaccttatgttgcattgccctgtgtcctcTGCATTGTGGAGGTcaatcctgaatctttttggtgttcaatgggtaatgccaagcactgtaaaggaaatgttatATAGCTGGGGCGGTTTTcgtagaagaagaaagcaaaaggcgtggaaattcgccccgttagctctcatgtgggtagtatggggggagagaaataggagagcttttgaggagattgagtctcctttttcacatcttaagaatagccttttatctttgatcgctttttggtgcactcatttagcccctacttgtatagaagattgggcgtcttttgtagagaatcatgttctgatgtaaattctctacgtcTTGGGTATACTTCGTGTACACAGGAgttctctcccttttgattaatacaatttaccttatcaaaaaaaaagggAAGTACACATTATTTGGCAAGAACTAAAAGGAACAATGAATACTCAACTTGAAATGGAAGGAATATATACCAACAACATTTAGAATCCAAACTtctaaaaacaattaattttgtacATATAACTATCATTTGAAAGCTTAACGAAAAAACTATTTATGCAATAATTAACTAATGGATTACTTTCAACATCACACCCTTAATCTTCAGTATCCGCTTTTATGAGCAGAATGCTTGGTCCACAGTGTTACCTCTTCCTCAGCTCAATCAGTTGCTTGGCCCTAAGATTCATCTATACTGTATGAATATATACTACTTACTGTCCATGTAGTTCCAAACACTGTATGAATATATACTCCTTACTCTCCATGTAGTTCCAAGAATACAAGGGTTTCAGATGAGAGAAAACTAGATATTTCTATTGTCTAAACAACATCATCTATCACAATTAACTTCACAACAGAATAGTTTAAAGATTATGCATCAACAATGTTAATATTGGGCCCTGGAAATTCGGTTGATTCCCAACAATTTTTtgttaataataaaaaattacatCCTTTGTCCTAAGGAGAATTGCCACttttaaaaagggaaaaaatccAACTTATAGTACTTCTTATGAAACTTTTACATCTCTAATTTCATTTTCAAAAGACAGATTCATGCTTGTCTAATTTCACCCCAAAGGTCAGAAAGTGACTGTCAAAAAGCAAAATAGTACAATTCAACTGGGGTAGAGCCATAAAGGAAGAATTAGCACTCAGAACTTCAACTAATAGAGGGACAACTGGATTGAAATTCAGAAAAGGTTTTGCATGTTAGAAGAGCACATTACCCCGTGTTTAAAACTAGAGTCTGGCCAACACGATGTACTGCAATTGATAATCGAGCCTTGGAGTATGGAATCTTAAAGATTTGCTTCAAAATATCAGTTGGGGCAATGACATCAATCTCATCTCCATACTCCACCACACCTGATACAGCAAGAGCTTCACCTTTCCTCGCTAGATTTGATGTGTGTGTGCCACTCTCCCATAGTAAATCTGCAAGGTAAAGCAGAAGTTAATACCTCTGTCACACTACAACAACGATTACATGTTAAAACTTTTATACACATAATCAAAAATTTTAAAGCAAAAAAAACAACAGTTGTGGGTTCGATATCCATTAGATTATCCAAAAGGACGAACACCATCCCATAAAACCAGGAAACCAATGATCTAATTAAAAGATGCTAACTAGCATAACAAAAAGTTAGAGGGGCACTCGTATTTGTGCAAAAGCAAATGTGACTTTTTCACGATCACAAACAATCTTCCTTTTTTTTGTGCGGCTGTTGAACAGCTCTACGCATACAAATGAAAAATAGAACATTGAACACAAGAACACCGTCCGATTCCAAAGGGATCACCAATCTCATAGTAGGCCCTTCCTAGTTCCAATTTAAAGGGAGCTGCCATCTCATTCAAACTAGATCACTGCGGGCTCCATGGGTTTCAGTTTATTAATCATAGTCTGTAAAGGTTCTGTATCTAAGCTCCTCATAGTCTTCAGACAATGAAATGATTAGTTCCCCTGCTCAAAAAGCAAGCCAAACCCCAAAGTCTTTTTCTTTTGGCATCCACAAAATAAGTATATTACTGGGAGAAAGTACATCCAAAAGAGTGACGGTAGAGTGAGGGTAGAAAGCTAAGAAAATCTATAATGCCAGCAGActtggtgaccttagccatgttgCACCAAAAATTAAGCAAACATACACATCTGTGTTTAAGATTAAGAATATTAACACTTATGTCATCAAAGATTTTAGCATTTTCTTCTTTGCTGGGATAGTCTTCCAAATTTAGTAGGACGCTCTACTTCTTTAGACATGCCCGCTTTTTCCCTTGGTAACAGAAAGTCCAGCAGAGTGCAAGGAGAAACCTATCTGATGCTCAAGGCATTAAAGAAGAAATATCAGACTTGACTAGAAATATTACAGCGGAGGAACAAATGAATGACATCCTCAGCATCTTCTTCACAGAGTGAGCGTCTATTGCAAGTGAAATGCCTCTCTTCTAAAGGTTGTTTAGGGTAAGACATTTACTGCCAAACCCCAAAGTTATAACACTAGGGCCCACGTTTCAGTCTTTCCGCCATTTTCTTACGGTTCAACAACTAAGCTCCCCCTATAGTCTTTTCTTTGGACAATTAACTATCCACTGAAACGGAGTTGTACTTCAAAGTCAAAAAGATCCCATTTAAAATAAAGGCGGGCAAACATGCACTTAAACCACCTGGCGTTCCTACCTTGGAGGCTCAAATTTTAATTCCACCCAAAGCATCGCTGAAGTGGAAAGGTCATGCAAGTTCTTtttatagattttcaaggaatacAACAATGCATCCAAGCCTGAGGAGTTCAAGCTGCAGGTGAAGAATGGAGAAAGACTGGCACTGAAACTTAACACATGGATTAACGGGTGAACAAAGTCTGGAAAGAAAATAGCTTCTGATGGGTTAAATACTCCATAGTTCTGTGAATATTTTCCTGATCTTTCCCCAGAgttcttcattttcttttcaaacaaatCTTCTTTTTGATGGTGGGGTATGTAAATCTTCTTAATGTCAGTATACGGCTTTCTAACCCTAAAACATCACCTCTGAGCAAACAGTTCAAAAAGAACGTTTGAGTGACTGTGACACTAGACTTGCAACTTGTTGCAGAAATTATACCATAATCTTCTGTTCATGAAGTCCACCTAAGTTATGTGAACTCAGATCTAAGTAATCCGATCAGTCCTTCGACTGTAATTTATTAACAGTACGAAACATATTAACAGTTAAAACAGTACAACACAAACTAAAAGAAAAAGTTACCTCTAAATGAGATAATAGAACTAACAGTCACTACCTGCACTGGTCCTTGATTGGGTGGCCATTAATGGGAGTACCTTCTCTGGAATACTTGAAAGCAGTGGCAAAGTGTTGAGATCAGTCTCGATAGGAATCATCCGATACCTTGGAGCTCTAACCCTAAAAGTTTTTAGCAAAAAAAAGAACTGAATAAAGCAATTCAAGGTAATCACCCTCTCCGACACAGAGAACACTTGGAATCCAAATTCAAATAACACCTAAATCATCACATGCACAAAACCAATTGGCTACTACCACAAAGGCTTCAAGTTTAAGATATCTCATCAATGTCATTCACAACATTCGCAACACGTGAAAAGTTCAATATCAGAAAACTGCTTCGACATTGCCAATCTCTCAAACAGAACTGAAGTTACATAATAAGTACAATACAATAACATAGACACTgccttatccaaaaaaaaaaaaaaaaaaaaaatagacacTGGTGCAACAGTAGAGTTGCTCTTATTGTAAGTTGTCAATCATGGGTTCAAGATGTGAGATCTACCTCGTTGCAGAAAGATAGATTGAATAAAAGGGCAAGGCTGTGTAGGCTATATGCCCACACTAAATCAGGGAGCACTCGGGTACACGTAAGACTTTTTAAATAATACAACTCAAAGTTAACATCACATTTTAAAGAGTTTTTAACTCAAATGCTCCCTTAAGTTAGAGGGTTACTCTATTTCCATCCTACTTATGTAATGTTTAACAAACAATCCTTCAAGTCAAAATAAAACAGGGGGCACTTTTGGTCCAGTATAACAGACCCCTAACGGATTCAATAAAAGTCAATGAGATTGACCATATATGGTCCCTTAAGTTTGGATGTTGGTCCAATGacatttttcttatattattaTACAACACAAAGAAAATAGTCTTTCACGTTTATAAAATGGGAGCACGTTACTCTAGCCAAATGGAAACCTAACCTTAAGTTAGGAGTTTAGTCCATTTCCATCCTTCTTATATAACACTGAACAAATATAATCCTctaagattattttttttttgataaggtaaattgtattaatcaaaagggagaaaaaaaCTCCCGCATACAAGAAGTATACAAAAAAGTAGTAATCCTCTAAGATTTTTAAACATGGGTTCGTTCCCCACatacgaattaaagaaaatgtggACACATTTGGTCATCTGGAAATGAAAACTTGGAAACAAAAGGAAGTGAAAGGCTGGGTACTTGGATTCGAAGTGATGATTATCAAGAGCAATGGTGAACAACTCCTTATCATAGTAAAATTCAATCTTTTTCTCTGGTATTATTCGACATTGCAGATTTTGTGTGCTTTAATCTGGTCAGTGTTTCACAAGGCAAAGGAGCAAAGTGTACCTATCAAAGGACAAGGTATGTTAGTCCCCAGGCACAATGGGCGTACTCGGTGAAATTTTAATTcaatatttttgaagaaaaaaaaactgaaacCTACAAAAATATAAAGCTTATCGAGATTCGAGAAGACTCTTTAAAAATTTCCTATCAAAAGCAAATATGCATAAATATTGAGTTAACTATCGAGGCAAATAATATTCTAAGTCACCAATTCTCAACTACAATAACATATTACACAAGTTACCCTCGAtacattaaaataaaaatattcagTCACATACATAGCCAACAATCCAAGGCATAAATCGTGCTAGGAGCATTCTTGGGGCGCATACAGGATGTAAAGCGTACATTGAGCAAATAAGCCACCCATTTAGGCATTAGCCAAATGAGATTTTAACGTCTCGTAGCCTCTTCGGGACTTTTAGAGGTCATTTGCCCCAAGACGAGTCACCAAAAAGTCCCAAGTTTTTCTTTTAAAACATTGATTATGGTATTTGTTTTCTTGTCTTTTTTACATAGTTTGTATAAGTCTACGCAAAGCAGTCTTTAGtttaacatcatataaacttttGATGAAATTTTTCTAGAGTTATAATATGTTGGACCGAA
It includes:
- the LOC104112280 gene encoding uncharacterized protein isoform X2, which translates into the protein MEKQASSSRELQCVGRLEIARPKPVGFLCGSIPVPTDNAFHDFNASALVPSAERVRAPRYRMIPIETDLNTLPLLSSIPEKVLPLMATQSRTSADLLWESGTHTSNLARKGEALAVSGVVEYGDEIDVIAPTDILKQIFKIPYSKARLSIAVHRVGQTLVLNTGPDIEEGEKLIRRNNNPPKCADQSLFLNFAMHSVRMEACDCPPTHTPSKERQFESRESSPESSDHPIQHSTSYEQSGTSTQEEQSNPRCTYNKLKKGDCFWGKKNRKTKDQGSGNKVSQVKEKSRYSVQESEKYRRASNDGFRRVLFWQFHHFRMLLGSDLLIFSNDKYVAVSLHLWDVSRQVTPLTWLDAWLDNVMASVPELAICYHQDGVVQGYELLKTDDIFLLKGISEDGTPAFHPNVVQQNGLSVLRFLQENCKQDPGAYWLYKSAGEDAIQLFDLSVIPQNRPVDDTDDSSSSVPSLINRGRSDPLLSLGMILYRIAHRLSLSMSPENKSRCASFFRKCLDFLDEPDHLVVRACAHEQFARLLLTYDEELDLSSEALHRESEVTGADAEEEPVESLIAVSVSGAHDSLVPKVEPDNSVETLPAIESDDPVGVTSDVLISLPRAITAPMGRNTVSLEDAPDSREKSFAASDLSKMSPKVQTVADLISTKLAAIHHVSQAIKSLRWKRQMQSNKMDLQNSGKKQDEPSSAPSFSVCACGDADCIEVCDIREWLPTSKLDDKLWKLVLLLGESYLALGQAYKEDGQLGQALKVIELACLVYGSMPQHREDSKFVSSMVLCSSTEVEIDDKSEKPGSSLCDDCFTYDQLSDGYLFWAKAWTLVGDLYVKFHLTDGDKMPMQSEQKSLSKGLKMSSEVLREVERLKKKLGQSIQNCSSCSLLNCSCQSDRASSGSSASSSSGDSRSKSYGRKKNKKSHTKANSIAHSGCSVKIHQKGESSTSESKLRMQNTNITGMEISDKSTDISQAKKSGATDCYNNDGAVGVKIEGTSVHTCSETSKEETDRKIGGIFKYIRGTVVGDADFNLSVALNCYEEARNAMVGHLTNSADLQSLLKKKGWVCNELGRKRLERKELDKAEVAFADAINAFKEVADHTNIILINCNLGHGRRALAEEMVAKIENLKGHAILHDAYRQVLQAAKQEYRESLKFYGAAKTVVNNVTEESDLDSSNLRNEVYTQFAHTYLRLGMLLAREDTLAEVYENCVLEDSFSSCVSKPKRDRRKHEISANDAIREALSVYESLGELRKQEAVYAYFQLACYQRDCCLKFLEQDQENSSSKGGNSFLHRVKQYASLAERNWQKSMDFYGPKTHPVMYLAILIERAALLLNLSNFLHSNMLLESALICMLEARHVSGNTSLRNDNVEICDKYWSQLQMLLKKMLSVSLSPTTNRSSANSQHSASNKSADAGKLRELYKMSLKYTDFNQLQAMHGLWIS